The Borrelia hispanica CRI genome has a window encoding:
- a CDS encoding DJ-1 family glyoxalase III, translating into MRVAIILADGFEEIEAVVPMDILRRGNVDLKVVSLNDSKLVSSSMGFVFGADEKISDCTADHFDLIILPGGMPGATNLFESKDLDDILRNMNLQGKLIAAICASPVVVLAAKGLLGESKFTCYPGLENDITDGEFVNEDVVISNNFITSKGVGTSFEFAFTLLKIVKGADVLEDVKNKALL; encoded by the coding sequence ATGAGAGTAGCAATTATACTTGCAGATGGTTTTGAAGAAATTGAAGCTGTAGTGCCTATGGATATTCTAAGGCGTGGTAATGTTGATTTGAAAGTTGTAAGTTTAAATGATAGTAAACTTGTTTCAAGTTCTATGGGTTTTGTTTTTGGAGCAGATGAGAAGATATCAGATTGCACAGCAGATCATTTTGATTTAATAATACTTCCTGGGGGAATGCCAGGTGCTACGAATCTTTTTGAATCTAAGGATTTAGATGATATTTTGAGAAATATGAATTTACAGGGCAAGTTGATTGCAGCTATTTGTGCATCTCCAGTAGTTGTTCTGGCTGCAAAGGGACTTTTGGGTGAGAGTAAATTTACATGTTATCCAGGGCTTGAAAATGATATTACTGATGGTGAGTTTGTTAATGAAGATGTTGTTATTAGTAATAATTTTATTACTTCTAAGGGTGTTGGCACGTCTTTTGAGTTTGCTTTTACTTTATTAAAGATTGTTAAGGGAGCGGATGTACTTGAGGATGTTAAAAATAAAGCCTTGCTTTAA
- a CDS encoding acetate kinase has protein sequence MIILVLNTGSSSLKFTLYEYQYHNGKILASGIIEKIKTTQAIIKIKFKNKFLELTNLNIQSHKKALKHLIKILTNKKTNIINHLDQIQGIGHRIVHGGAKFKNSVIINKNVLNELKKISLLAPLHNPTAIKVIEQMFILFPNAKQVACFDTSWHQTMNQKAFLYAIPYSWYKDYHIRKYGFHGLSYAYITKRTAIILNKNVEDLNLIILHLGNGASINAVQKGISYDTSMGLTPLEGLVMGTRSGDIDPTIIPLMSKILKKTPKQIEDILNKESGMLGISCKSNDLRDIWKESNNNKYNSKLAVEIMTYRIKKYIGSYLAALDFNIDAIIFTAGIGTSDYEIRKLSLQGFEKIGIKIDLQKNNLAIDKNTEYDISSNQSKIKILVIPTNEELTIVEDTYNLIKNN, from the coding sequence ATGATAATACTAGTACTAAACACAGGAAGTTCCTCATTAAAATTTACACTTTATGAATATCAATATCACAATGGAAAAATATTAGCATCAGGAATAATTGAAAAAATTAAAACAACCCAAGCAATAATCAAAATTAAGTTCAAAAACAAATTTTTAGAATTAACGAATTTAAACATTCAATCTCACAAAAAAGCACTAAAACATTTGATTAAAATTTTAACAAATAAAAAAACTAACATTATTAATCATTTAGACCAAATTCAAGGAATAGGACACAGAATTGTACATGGGGGTGCAAAATTTAAAAACTCAGTAATCATTAATAAAAATGTATTAAATGAACTAAAAAAAATATCTCTTCTTGCACCTCTTCACAATCCAACTGCAATAAAAGTAATAGAACAAATGTTTATATTATTTCCAAATGCAAAACAAGTCGCATGTTTTGACACATCATGGCACCAAACCATGAATCAAAAGGCATTCTTATATGCCATACCATATTCTTGGTATAAAGATTATCATATTAGAAAATATGGATTTCATGGTCTCTCATATGCATATATAACAAAAAGAACTGCAATAATACTCAATAAGAATGTAGAGGATCTAAATTTAATAATATTACACCTAGGCAATGGAGCAAGTATTAATGCTGTTCAAAAAGGAATATCTTATGACACAAGTATGGGACTAACTCCACTTGAAGGCCTTGTAATGGGCACAAGAAGTGGAGACATAGATCCTACAATTATCCCCTTAATGAGCAAAATACTAAAAAAAACTCCAAAACAAATTGAAGACATTCTTAATAAAGAAAGTGGTATGCTTGGTATATCGTGCAAATCAAATGACTTAAGAGATATTTGGAAAGAAAGTAACAATAATAAATATAATTCTAAACTTGCGGTTGAAATAATGACTTATAGAATAAAAAAATATATTGGGTCTTACCTTGCGGCTTTAGACTTTAATATTGATGCAATAATCTTTACAGCAGGAATTGGTACTAGCGATTATGAGATAAGAAAATTATCACTTCAAGGATTTGAAAAAATTGGAATTAAAATTGACCTTCAAAAAAATAATTTAGCAATAGATAAAAACACAGAATATGACATATCAAGTAATCAAAGTAAGATAAAAATACTTGTCATCCCAACAAATGAAGAACTAACTATAGTCGAAGATACCTATAATCTAATAAAAAATAATTAA
- the mfd gene encoding transcription-repair coupling factor, with protein MNIEKELTTKLKNNQNLKKMQKLIEQNIHFTLTGYEKFFKAFLIHKIKKYSNNNKVILIVKNENISDEIKNDLTQITDQIYELNYFSPLIYKGIGSKSKVFCDRVKFLINFYENNPGIYIVSLKSLLSKIPTKKDLFNNRYKIQIDKIINIENFEKKLLKMGYEKTMRVTLPGEFTIKNKIIDIHSFNHKEPTRISLNNDKIKQINYFNPLNQLKQKNNIDEFDIIPKKEIIWSKENIDKLKNYIKETEYKQFFKQIETKYNARTEEVFYPLLGETILSQEINENTLTINFEIPNLKEEIKKIYKEYDKLYTQAIESDIKIVSPKEIFINPNDLKLKTNIYFIKTPINQQTEKPTEEVIEFKIESERRFFSNIVLAKQEIQNWIDNGFQVIITAESNSQKEKLKYIFQDIPKIKIEVIKISSSLIINEEKIAIITEADIFNKKQKTNKTFESSKTKPIDSFIEVEKNSHIVHINHGIGIFRQIKRIKTSLLEKDYIEIEYADNEKLFIPIEQTHLIQKYIGNETQNIKLDRISSKTWEKKKIYATKKIDKIADQLVSLYAERENIKGFQYPQDDEWQLLFESEFPYDETPDQLTAISEIKQDMMSSKVMDRLLCGDVGFGKTEVAMRAAFKAVMGKKQVAILSPTTILTEQHFNTFKKRFKNFPIQIAMISRFIKKSKEKEILSNLETGSIDIIIGTHKILSKKITYKDLGLIIIDEEQRFGVKEKEKLKEIKVSVDSLALSATPIPRSLHMSLIKLRDISVLKTPPQNRIKIETYVEEFSEILIKHAIENELSRDGQVFFVHHNIQELDSIKAMIEKVVPYARIATIHAKLTGEQIENIMQDFINKSYQVLLATTIIENGIDIENANTIIINNANRFGLAQLYQLRGRVGRSSKKAFAYFLYKENSNLNEGAIERLRAISEFSELGAGFQIAMKDMEIRGVGNLLGREQHGEIESIGLDYYLTMLNKAIEKRMGKTSKKNEINIEINYNGFIPNSYINNEQHKISIYKKISAIQSEEENNKLRSEIYDQFGPIPNELNTLLILSELKLLAQKLNITSLKERNGLLEIEYLDINSIPAEKIMKIIKDNPNILKLNQEYKNSIFLHLGNIQETDKINWIYKNLYLLL; from the coding sequence ATGAATATAGAAAAAGAATTGACCACCAAACTAAAAAACAATCAAAATTTAAAAAAAATGCAAAAACTTATTGAACAAAATATACATTTTACACTAACAGGATACGAAAAATTTTTTAAAGCTTTCTTAATTCACAAAATCAAAAAATATAGTAATAATAATAAAGTTATACTGATAGTTAAAAATGAAAATATATCAGATGAAATTAAAAATGATTTAACACAAATTACAGATCAAATATACGAACTTAATTACTTCAGTCCTCTTATATACAAAGGAATTGGCTCAAAAAGTAAAGTTTTCTGTGATCGAGTAAAATTTTTAATCAACTTTTATGAAAATAATCCTGGCATATATATTGTTTCATTAAAATCTCTACTTAGTAAAATTCCTACAAAAAAGGATCTATTTAATAATAGATATAAAATCCAAATAGATAAAATAATTAACATAGAAAATTTTGAAAAAAAACTCCTAAAAATGGGATATGAAAAAACAATGAGGGTTACATTACCCGGAGAATTTACAATAAAGAACAAAATAATAGATATACATTCATTTAATCACAAAGAACCAACAAGAATTTCTCTTAATAACGATAAAATAAAGCAAATCAATTATTTCAACCCCCTAAATCAATTAAAACAAAAAAATAATATTGATGAATTTGACATAATTCCAAAAAAAGAAATAATTTGGAGCAAAGAAAACATAGATAAATTAAAAAACTACATCAAAGAAACTGAATATAAACAATTCTTCAAACAAATTGAAACAAAATACAACGCAAGAACAGAAGAAGTATTTTATCCATTATTAGGAGAGACTATCTTAAGCCAAGAAATAAATGAAAATACACTTACTATAAATTTTGAAATACCAAATTTAAAAGAAGAAATCAAAAAAATATATAAAGAATATGATAAGCTCTACACTCAAGCAATAGAATCAGACATAAAAATAGTATCACCAAAAGAAATCTTTATAAATCCCAATGATTTAAAATTAAAAACCAACATATATTTTATAAAAACTCCTATAAATCAGCAAACAGAAAAACCTACAGAAGAAGTTATAGAATTTAAAATTGAAAGCGAACGTAGATTTTTTTCAAATATCGTGCTTGCAAAACAAGAAATACAAAATTGGATTGATAATGGATTTCAAGTAATTATTACAGCAGAATCCAACTCACAAAAAGAAAAATTAAAATATATTTTTCAAGACATACCTAAAATCAAAATTGAAGTTATTAAAATATCAAGCTCTCTTATAATAAACGAAGAAAAAATAGCTATTATTACTGAAGCAGATATTTTTAACAAAAAACAAAAAACAAATAAAACTTTCGAATCATCAAAAACAAAACCTATAGATTCATTTATTGAAGTTGAAAAAAATAGTCATATTGTCCATATAAATCATGGAATCGGAATATTTAGACAAATAAAGAGAATCAAAACAAGTCTTCTTGAAAAAGACTATATTGAAATTGAATATGCTGATAATGAAAAATTATTTATTCCTATTGAACAAACACACCTTATTCAAAAATACATTGGCAATGAAACTCAAAATATAAAACTAGATAGAATCAGTTCAAAAACCTGGGAAAAGAAAAAAATTTATGCAACAAAAAAAATTGATAAAATTGCGGATCAACTTGTTTCACTTTATGCAGAAAGAGAAAATATTAAAGGATTTCAATATCCTCAAGATGATGAATGGCAATTATTATTTGAATCAGAATTTCCATATGATGAGACTCCAGATCAATTAACAGCAATATCAGAAATAAAACAAGATATGATGAGTTCAAAAGTAATGGACAGACTTCTATGCGGAGACGTTGGATTTGGAAAAACTGAAGTTGCAATGAGAGCTGCATTTAAAGCCGTTATGGGGAAAAAACAAGTAGCAATACTATCTCCAACAACAATTCTTACAGAACAACACTTCAATACATTTAAAAAAAGATTTAAAAATTTCCCAATTCAAATTGCAATGATTAGCAGATTTATAAAAAAATCAAAAGAAAAAGAAATTCTAAGCAATTTAGAAACAGGAAGCATTGACATAATAATTGGAACACATAAAATACTATCAAAAAAAATAACATATAAAGATTTGGGTCTCATTATTATTGATGAAGAACAAAGGTTTGGTGTTAAAGAAAAAGAAAAACTAAAAGAAATAAAAGTCTCTGTTGATTCTCTTGCATTATCAGCGACTCCAATTCCTCGTTCTCTTCACATGTCATTAATCAAACTAAGAGACATTTCTGTTTTAAAAACTCCACCCCAAAACAGAATTAAAATAGAAACTTACGTTGAAGAATTTAGTGAAATACTAATTAAACATGCAATCGAAAATGAACTATCAAGAGATGGACAAGTTTTTTTCGTACATCATAATATTCAAGAACTAGATTCAATAAAAGCAATGATAGAAAAAGTAGTCCCTTATGCAAGAATTGCCACTATCCATGCAAAACTTACGGGGGAACAAATTGAAAACATCATGCAAGATTTTATAAATAAATCATATCAAGTACTACTAGCAACAACAATCATTGAAAATGGAATAGATATTGAAAATGCAAATACAATAATAATCAACAATGCAAATAGATTTGGGCTCGCACAATTATACCAACTAAGAGGAAGAGTTGGCAGAAGCTCAAAAAAAGCATTTGCTTATTTTTTATATAAAGAAAATTCAAATCTCAATGAAGGCGCTATTGAAAGACTAAGAGCAATATCTGAATTTTCAGAACTTGGAGCAGGATTTCAAATTGCAATGAAAGACATGGAAATAAGAGGCGTTGGTAATTTACTTGGAAGAGAACAACATGGAGAAATTGAATCTATTGGACTAGATTATTACTTAACAATGCTAAATAAAGCAATTGAAAAACGCATGGGAAAAACTTCAAAAAAAAATGAAATTAACATTGAAATTAATTACAATGGATTTATCCCTAATAGTTACATAAATAATGAACAACATAAAATATCAATCTACAAAAAAATTTCAGCAATTCAAAGTGAAGAAGAAAATAACAAACTAAGATCTGAAATTTATGATCAATTTGGACCAATTCCCAACGAACTAAATACCCTACTTATTTTATCGGAACTAAAATTACTTGCACAAAAACTCAATATTACAAGCCTTAAAGAAAGAAATGGACTACTTGAAATTGAATATTTAGATATAAATAGCATCCCTGCAGAAAAAATCATGAAAATTATTAAAGACAATCCTAATATTTTAAAATTAAATCAAGAATACAAAAATTCGATTTTCCTACATTTAGGAAATATTCAAGAAACAGATAAAATAAATTGGATATACAAAAATTTGTATCTATTATTATAA
- a CDS encoding LysM peptidoglycan-binding domain-containing protein, with protein MIILFKILELRRNTRPFILKIKGFWSILYIITFIDLYANFKHEVVRGDTLYSISIKYKVSVKELKIANNLKSENIKIGRILFIPNSSKAKNKLNTKKVTAKKYSQKAKVAQYGTSSKIYIVKVGDTIEDISKKYGVKEKELIAWNNLNSKILKVGSKLNLDEPDFLKPYLVKKGDSLSKLSVDFDISISDIIRFNFLDSKNLVIGQKLYLKKASSNVHFHYVKRGETLGKIAYIYGVTAKHLVRLNGNNAINLKADSILDVSGVIESDFATPSVLQLEEKAKNNETFISHKVSVGETLYSIARQYGILLEDLKSWNNLNGNHIVYNQELKIYDKSKRSVVGDKVLDDIVGDDDNSKSKVKAIANVISAKNKKLNLDFSNVLEHRNAFDISALVVLEPKIPIFEFNGIFYYWYKPKKVSQPSEFYSEDWHSPLNAYKKASQLFKSFENLVQSRPIKNNSLKNKLIIIDPGHGGLDPGAIVKAKDGLNNEIFVVEDEYVYDIALRLYVYLKEYGANVELTILSPDHLIRDSVEANNTFVNVKNEVYNDYDLNKTDTVDSWINGTLEGLKKRLSVVNKFVNKYRNIKREDMLYISLHSDNSVGAPRCMGFYYHSEDEGGFDTHSKSIIEKMTADFKRPPYIKGQNLYMLKNNVVKTKLLVEVRNLAFDEEAWAIRSSKLRNLDSKILADAILKIL; from the coding sequence ATGATTATACTGTTCAAAATACTGGAATTAAGGAGAAATACTAGGCCTTTTATTTTGAAAATTAAAGGGTTTTGGAGTATTTTATATATAATAACTTTTATTGATTTGTATGCTAATTTTAAGCATGAAGTTGTTAGAGGAGATACTTTGTATTCAATTTCTATTAAATATAAGGTATCAGTAAAGGAACTTAAAATTGCAAACAATTTAAAATCGGAAAATATTAAGATTGGACGTATATTATTTATTCCAAATTCTTCTAAAGCTAAAAACAAGCTTAATACTAAGAAGGTTACTGCTAAAAAATATAGTCAGAAAGCAAAGGTTGCTCAATATGGCACTAGTAGTAAAATTTATATTGTTAAGGTTGGGGATACTATTGAAGATATATCAAAGAAATATGGCGTAAAAGAAAAAGAATTGATTGCTTGGAATAATTTAAATTCTAAAATTCTTAAGGTTGGGTCTAAGTTGAATTTAGATGAGCCTGATTTTTTAAAGCCATATTTAGTTAAAAAAGGTGATTCACTTTCAAAACTTTCTGTTGATTTTGATATTAGTATTTCAGATATTATACGATTTAATTTTTTAGATAGTAAAAATTTGGTAATTGGACAAAAATTATATTTAAAGAAAGCTTCTAGCAATGTGCATTTTCATTATGTAAAGCGGGGAGAGACACTTGGTAAGATAGCATATATTTATGGTGTTACTGCAAAACATCTTGTTCGTTTAAATGGAAATAACGCAATAAATTTAAAGGCAGATTCGATTTTAGATGTTTCTGGAGTAATAGAATCAGATTTTGCAACTCCTAGTGTTTTGCAATTGGAGGAAAAGGCTAAAAATAATGAAACTTTTATATCTCATAAAGTGTCTGTTGGTGAGACCTTATATAGTATTGCTCGTCAATATGGGATTTTGCTTGAAGATTTGAAAAGTTGGAATAATTTAAATGGAAATCATATTGTGTATAATCAGGAACTTAAAATTTATGATAAGAGCAAAAGATCAGTTGTTGGTGATAAAGTTTTAGATGACATTGTAGGTGATGATGATAATTCTAAGAGTAAAGTTAAAGCTATTGCAAATGTTATTTCTGCCAAGAATAAGAAGTTAAATTTGGATTTTTCTAATGTTTTAGAGCATAGAAATGCCTTTGATATTAGTGCTTTAGTTGTTCTTGAGCCTAAAATACCTATCTTTGAATTTAATGGAATTTTTTATTATTGGTATAAGCCTAAAAAAGTAAGTCAGCCAAGTGAATTTTATTCAGAGGATTGGCATTCTCCTCTTAATGCATATAAGAAAGCAAGTCAGCTTTTTAAAAGTTTTGAAAATCTTGTTCAATCTCGTCCGATTAAAAATAATAGTTTAAAAAATAAATTAATAATAATTGATCCTGGACATGGGGGACTTGATCCTGGTGCTATTGTTAAGGCTAAAGATGGACTTAATAATGAAATTTTTGTTGTTGAGGATGAATATGTTTATGATATTGCTTTAAGGCTTTATGTTTATCTTAAAGAATATGGAGCTAATGTTGAATTGACAATTTTATCTCCCGATCATTTAATTAGAGATAGTGTAGAGGCTAATAATACTTTTGTTAATGTTAAGAATGAAGTTTATAATGATTATGATTTAAATAAGACAGATACGGTTGATTCTTGGATAAATGGTACTCTGGAAGGTTTGAAGAAAAGATTATCTGTTGTAAATAAATTTGTAAATAAATATAGAAATATTAAAAGAGAAGATATGCTTTATATTAGTTTGCATTCTGATAATAGTGTTGGTGCTCCTAGATGTATGGGATTTTATTATCATTCTGAGGATGAAGGAGGATTTGATACTCATTCAAAGAGTATTATTGAAAAAATGACAGCAGATTTTAAAAGACCTCCTTATATTAAAGGACAAAATCTTTATATGTTGAAAAATAATGTTGTTAAGACTAAATTGTTGGTTGAAGTTAGAAATTTGGCGTTTGATGAAGAAGCTTGGGCAATTAGGTCTTCCAAGCTTAGAAATTTAGATTCTAAAATTCTTGCTGATGCTATTTTAAAAATTTTGTAG
- the rnmV gene encoding ribonuclease M5 has protein sequence MKHIKEIIVVEGKDDAKKIKALFKCTIIETGGLYLKRSTINVLKKAIETNGIIIFTDSDKAGNIIRKQILKRTGYLNDNNKIKHAYLKTQNQEVEISSKSEIKAILQKISTFYNEKQKENLSLSDLIELGITGPQSKKKREQIQKHFNLGNGNNKKLLERLNYFKIKRKDIEKIILQ, from the coding sequence CTGAAACACATAAAAGAAATAATTGTAGTTGAAGGTAAAGACGATGCTAAGAAAATAAAAGCTCTATTTAAATGTACTATAATTGAAACTGGTGGGTTATATCTAAAAAGATCAACCATTAATGTTTTAAAAAAAGCAATAGAAACAAATGGTATAATTATTTTTACTGATAGCGACAAAGCAGGAAACATTATTAGAAAACAAATACTTAAAAGAACAGGTTATTTAAATGATAATAATAAAATTAAGCATGCTTATCTTAAAACTCAAAATCAAGAAGTTGAAATATCTTCTAAATCTGAAATAAAAGCAATTTTACAAAAAATAAGCACTTTTTATAATGAAAAACAAAAAGAAAATTTAAGTTTAAGCGATTTAATAGAACTTGGGATAACAGGACCCCAATCAAAAAAGAAAAGAGAACAAATACAAAAGCATTTTAACTTAGGAAATGGAAATAACAAAAAATTACTTGAAAGACTCAATTACTTTAAGATAAAACGCAAAGACATAGAAAAAATAATTTTACAATAA
- a CDS encoding M18 family aminopeptidase, with protein MHDATLDISHFQNLLDKSLTPYHLINYIEQKLLYYLNAKELKLNEKWKLETGYYYIKKEGTSLIAFNINTNKIHEPFLISSAHSDSPGLKLKIESSKNEGNVFSQHIEIYGGPIISTWTDRDLSLAGIVYFMKEGIINSQLITIENIGIIPNVAIHLNHKANEGFTYNTHENIVVITSLKKSIKEIILEKLQISQQDFLSCDLIFTASEPSKIIGSEGEFLASKNLDNKSGCHAIMNAFVHTNNKKNKVAVFFDNEEIGSLTSRGANSTLLTEILERIDYVLNLGQEEHMIKLQKSFNISMDGAHGIHPGYICKHDPYYKTSLGKGVTIKSNANFKYATTANGWAKLKALAIKNNIKIQEILMKADTKSGSTIGPIANSKTGIETIDIGTPMWGMHSLRETIAISDHIEAIKLLRAFFENWN; from the coding sequence ATGCATGATGCAACATTAGACATATCACATTTTCAAAATTTATTAGATAAAAGTTTAACACCATACCATCTAATCAATTATATCGAACAAAAATTATTATATTATCTTAATGCCAAGGAACTTAAACTTAATGAAAAATGGAAATTAGAAACGGGATATTATTATATAAAAAAGGAAGGAACAAGTCTTATTGCATTCAATATTAATACCAATAAAATACACGAACCATTTCTAATATCATCAGCCCATTCTGACAGTCCTGGATTAAAACTTAAAATAGAATCTAGCAAGAACGAAGGCAATGTATTCTCTCAACATATTGAAATTTACGGTGGTCCAATAATCTCAACCTGGACTGACAGAGACTTAAGCTTAGCAGGAATTGTATATTTCATGAAAGAAGGAATAATTAATTCACAATTAATCACAATTGAAAATATCGGCATTATACCAAATGTAGCTATACACCTAAACCACAAAGCAAATGAAGGATTTACATACAACACTCATGAAAATATAGTTGTTATAACAAGTCTTAAAAAAAGTATTAAAGAAATTATCCTAGAAAAATTACAAATATCCCAACAAGATTTCTTATCATGTGATTTAATATTCACAGCATCTGAACCTTCTAAAATTATAGGCAGTGAAGGTGAATTTTTAGCATCAAAAAATCTTGACAACAAATCAGGATGTCATGCAATAATGAATGCATTTGTTCACACAAATAACAAAAAAAACAAAGTAGCTGTATTCTTTGATAATGAAGAAATTGGATCTCTAACTTCTAGAGGAGCTAATTCAACACTACTAACAGAAATTTTAGAAAGAATAGATTATGTTTTAAATTTAGGACAAGAAGAACATATGATAAAACTCCAAAAATCATTTAATATCTCAATGGATGGAGCACATGGAATACATCCAGGATACATATGTAAACATGACCCTTACTACAAAACAAGTCTAGGAAAAGGTGTAACTATCAAAAGCAATGCCAATTTTAAATATGCAACAACAGCAAATGGATGGGCAAAACTTAAAGCTTTAGCTATAAAAAATAATATTAAAATTCAAGAAATACTAATGAAAGCAGATACAAAGTCCGGAAGCACAATTGGTCCAATTGCAAATTCAAAAACAGGTATTGAAACAATAGATATTGGAACTCCAATGTGGGGAATGCACTCTTTAAGAGAAACTATTGCAATATCAGATCACATAGAAGCAATTAAACTTTTAAGAGCATTTTTTGAAAATTGGAATTAA
- a CDS encoding fructose-specific PTS transporter subunit EIIC — protein sequence MQDLFSKKLILLNYEAKSKDDVIEKMADMLNENGYLRNKENFIKDIKKREEISGTGLEEYIAMPHAKGNFVEKHGIAILRVKDKGFDFGASDLKPSKLFFMIAVPENTTGNDHIKTISYLNNIFNNDILRQEIMNTNDKNRFLEIILNTPNSDTIMSKTNLENFILAVTACPTGIAHTYMAADSLKRAANELNVEIKIETNGSSGVENPINEEDIKKAKGIIIASGKTVNKTRFNGKPLIEVGVKDGIHKAKELIQDIIDNKAEIYRSNTSQKTENTITNNTSNTEIYKHLMNGVSFMLPFVVSGGIIIAISFMFGIKAFDPNDPNYNKIADILMQIGGGNAFFLMIPILAGYISFSIAERPGLAPGMITGLMMSKGNAGFLGGILAGFIAGYVTLIIKSISQKIIPKNISSINPVLTYPFFSVLIAGFLTYILLAPIAYLNSSITNMLNSLSGTNMALLGALLGGMMAIDMGGPVNKAAYAFGIAMITSENYIPHASVMAGGMIPPIGIALATSIFKNKFSQEEHEAGKVCYVLGACFITEAVIPFAASDPLKVIPACIIGSSIGGFLSALFQVKLMAPHGGIFILPIITHPLMWIVAILIGSLITGLLIGFMKRDKK from the coding sequence ATGCAAGATTTATTTTCTAAAAAATTAATATTATTGAATTACGAAGCCAAAAGCAAAGATGACGTAATTGAAAAAATGGCCGACATGCTAAATGAAAATGGATACCTAAGGAACAAAGAAAATTTTATAAAAGATATTAAAAAACGAGAAGAAATAAGTGGAACGGGTCTTGAAGAATATATTGCAATGCCCCATGCAAAAGGTAATTTTGTTGAAAAACATGGAATAGCAATATTAAGAGTTAAAGACAAAGGATTTGACTTTGGTGCTTCTGACTTAAAACCTTCAAAACTATTTTTTATGATAGCTGTTCCTGAAAATACAACTGGTAATGACCATATTAAAACAATTTCTTATCTTAATAACATATTTAATAACGACATTCTAAGACAAGAGATTATGAATACAAACGACAAAAATAGATTTTTAGAAATTATTTTAAATACTCCCAACAGCGATACAATAATGAGCAAAACGAATCTTGAAAATTTTATTTTAGCAGTAACTGCATGTCCCACAGGAATCGCCCATACATACATGGCAGCCGACAGCTTAAAAAGAGCCGCAAACGAATTAAACGTAGAAATTAAAATAGAAACTAATGGCTCTAGTGGAGTTGAAAATCCAATAAACGAAGAAGATATCAAAAAAGCAAAAGGAATAATTATTGCATCCGGCAAAACTGTTAATAAAACAAGATTTAATGGCAAACCATTAATTGAAGTTGGGGTTAAAGATGGTATACATAAGGCAAAAGAACTCATTCAAGATATCATTGATAACAAAGCAGAAATCTATAGAAGCAACACATCACAAAAAACAGAAAACACAATAACAAATAATACAAGTAATACGGAGATATATAAACACTTAATGAATGGTGTATCTTTTATGCTTCCATTTGTAGTATCTGGAGGAATAATAATTGCAATATCATTTATGTTTGGCATTAAAGCTTTTGACCCAAACGATCCAAATTACAATAAAATAGCAGATATTTTAATGCAAATTGGTGGTGGCAATGCTTTCTTCTTAATGATTCCAATACTTGCTGGTTACATTTCATTTAGTATAGCAGAACGCCCTGGCCTTGCACCTGGAATGATTACAGGACTAATGATGAGTAAAGGAAATGCAGGATTTCTAGGGGGAATATTAGCAGGATTTATTGCAGGATACGTTACCTTAATAATAAAATCAATAAGTCAAAAAATAATACCAAAAAATATAAGCAGCATTAATCCTGTCTTAACTTATCCATTTTTCTCAGTACTAATAGCTGGATTTTTAACATATATATTATTAGCACCAATTGCATATCTTAATTCATCTATAACAAATATGTTAAATTCACTAAGTGGAACAAATATGGCATTACTAGGTGCATTACTTGGAGGAATGATGGCAATAGATATGGGTGGACCGGTAAACAAAGCAGCTTATGCATTCGGAATCGCAATGATAACTTCAGAAAATTATATCCCTCACGCAAGCGTAATGGCAGGAGGAATGATTCCCCCAATAGGAATTGCACTTGCAACCAGCATTTTTAAAAACAAGTTTTCACAAGAAGAACATGAAGCTGGTAAAGTTTGTTATGTTTTAGGAGCATGTTTTATAACAGAAGCGGTAATTCCTTTTGCAGCATCAGATCCTCTAAAAGTAATACCTGCTTGCATAATAGGTTCATCTATTGGAGGCTTTTTATCTGCATTATTTCAAGTAAAACTTATGGCTCCACACGGAGGTATTTTTATTCTACCAATAATAACTCATCCATTAATGTGGATAGTAGCAATCCTAATTGGAAGTTTAATAACAGGACTATTAATAGGATTTATGAAAAGAGATAAGAAATAA